The genomic DNA CGCCAGAAACTTTTCCTCGAACCAATCTTTGCCGTGCGATTTCAGCAATACCGTGCGCGTCGCCCAGCCCGCTGTGAGCGGGATCACGATGAACACCACTACTGACGTAATCAGCACCTTGGCCGGCACGATCACATTGGCCACGCCACAGAGGAACATGACGATGGGCGCGAACGCCACGAGCATGATCAGGTCATTCACCGCCACTTGCACCAGCGTATAGGCCGGGTCCCCGTCCGTCAGGTAGGACCACACAAACACCATCGCCGTGCAGGGGGCCGCCGCCAGGATGATCAGCCCCGCCGTGTATTCCTTGGCCACGTCTGGGCTGATCCACGCCGCAAAGACATGTTGCATAAACACCCACGCCAGCAGCGCCATGCTGAACGGCTTCACCAGCCAATTGACAAAGAGCGTCACCATCAACCCCTTGGGGCGCTTGGCGATGCCGCCGATGGCGCTGAAATCCACCTTCAGCATCATCGGGTAAATCATCAGCCACAACAGCACGCCGATAGGCACGTTGACTTGCGAGCCTTGCCCGAACTCCAGTTTGCTCAGCCGCGCCGTCAACTCGGGCAGGAGTTTGCCGAAGGCCACGCCTACGACCATGCACAGCAGCACCCAGACGGTGAGGTAGCGTTCAAAGAAGGCCAGACGCTTGGGCTCAACGGTTGGCATTGCGGCGGGGGTGGCAGGTTGATTATTCATGGAGTTTGAGCGCGCGAAAGCATAAGTGTTTGATCAGGACTGCCCACCGCAGCAGCAAACCGGCGCGGGTTTGCGGGCGGTGATTTCCAAGCTGGTGATGTAATCGCTGGCTTTGGTTCCGGGCGGCAGCTTGGCCGCGATCTTTTGATATAGCGGGTCCTGCCAATCCACCAGGTTATCCACGTAACCGGCCTTTGGCTTGAGTTGGAGATTCACCAAGCCAGCTTCCCGCACCATGCGCTCGCTTTCGCTCACCAGCACCGCGCCCGCCACACACCCCACCAGTGCCTCAACCATCTCGCCAACATCCGGCGGCAGCGGTTTGAGCAAAGCCAAGTCCGAGACCGCGACGCGCCCGCCCGGCTTGAGCACCCGTGCAATTTCCCGCCACACCTGCGCCTTGTCCGGCGAGAGGTTGATGACGCAGTTGGAAATCACCACGTCCACGCTCGCGTCGGCCACGGGCAAATGCTCGATTTCACCCAGCCGAAACTCGACGTTATCCAGACCCGTGCGTTCGCGGTAAAGTCCCAGGTTCTTGCGCGCCTTGGCAAGCATTTCCGCAGTCATGTCCACCCCGATCACCCGTCCTGCCGCGCCGACCTTGGGACCCGCGATAAAGGCGTCAAAGCCGCCGCCGCTGCCCAAATCCAGCAACACCTCGCCCGGACGTAGCGCGGCCAAGGCATTCGGATTTCCGCAGGATAACCCAATGTTTGCCCCCTCCGGCAGCGCGGCCAGTTCCTCGGGGGAATAGCCGATCTGCTGGGCCAGTTTCTCCGCGT from Verrucomicrobiota bacterium includes the following:
- the arsB gene encoding ACR3 family arsenite efflux transporter, whose product is MPTVEPKRLAFFERYLTVWVLLCMVVGVAFGKLLPELTARLSKLEFGQGSQVNVPIGVLLWLMIYPMMLKVDFSAIGGIAKRPKGLMVTLFVNWLVKPFSMALLAWVFMQHVFAAWISPDVAKEYTAGLIILAAAPCTAMVFVWSYLTDGDPAYTLVQVAVNDLIMLVAFAPIVMFLCGVANVIVPAKVLITSVVVFIVIPLTAGWATRTVLLKSHGKDWFEEKFLAKFHPVMIGALLLTLVLIFAFQAENLTKRWFAVVLIAVPILIQVYFNSGLAYFLMKTMKVEHNVAAPGALIGASNFFELAVAVAITLFGANSGAALATVVGVLVEVPVMLSVCRICNQSRPWYQRGLAGKGVQS
- the arsM gene encoding arsenite methyltransferase, whose product is MKNSIDAEKVRQTVRDGYAEIALKGSERRQPSCCAGMCDVDAEKLAQQIGYSPEELAALPEGANIGLSCGNPNALAALRPGEVLLDLGSGGGFDAFIAGPKVGAAGRVIGVDMTAEMLAKARKNLGLYRERTGLDNVEFRLGEIEHLPVADASVDVVISNCVINLSPDKAQVWREIARVLKPGGRVAVSDLALLKPLPPDVGEMVEALVGCVAGAVLVSESERMVREAGLVNLQLKPKAGYVDNLVDWQDPLYQKIAAKLPPGTKASDYITSLEITARKPAPVCCCGGQS